The sequence below is a genomic window from Gossypium hirsutum isolate 1008001.06 chromosome A11, Gossypium_hirsutum_v2.1, whole genome shotgun sequence.
TTGAAGAATATGTAGTTTTATAAGAAATATACTGATTTATTGTTTCCCTTCCTTTTTCACTCATGTAACGGCTTTTGTATTGTACTTGTTGATTCATTTGATGTATGAACTGCCAAGTTAAAATTGCTACCATGTTTTCTTGGAATTTTTTATGTATGCTTTTATGGTCCCTCACATTTCAGTGGCTTACTTTGATGCACTGAATCTTGAAATCACTTCAGTTTGTAGGAAGTGCATATATGAGAAGCTCTCTGATGAGGGGATGGATTGTTGTCCTGTTTGTGACATTGAGCTCGGCTGTCTTCCAGTTGACAAACTCAGGTGATTGGTTATGTCTATTcagaaatatataaattttgtgtCATAGACCTTTTTCAAATATATTCGGAAGTTCTAGTCCAGTCCCACTAAGTGATGCTAGATATCAGTCAATCACAATGTTGTCAACAACACAATGCTGAAGCCAAATTTGGCTAACTTTTCAGAATTACAGCTGGAATAGATTCTCTCGTACCGtactttaatttttctttgtacCACTGTCCAGGCATGGAAACTGTATAACTGTGCTGTTATGCCAACTTCAACGATGCAAATGACAGTTCTTATGCATTGTGTTACGTCTTGTGTTGCTCTTTTGCTTCTCGGGGCTTTTTATAAGTCAATGTGTGTCATCGGATGTTGCTAACTTTTGATTTGTTTAGCTTATTGCTTTCCAACATATATGCTAGTTAGATGCACTCTGTTTATGTGATGCtatccaaatcttcaaagcatgTGTGTATATAAAAACTTATAGTCAGTATGTTCATTATGAAGTTTTATGTTGACATAAGCTCGCATAGAATTAGATTTTCCTATAACTATATGCAGACCAGACCACAATTTACAAGATGTAAGGGCCAAAATTTTCCCTTACAAAAGAAGAAAGATAAGTGCTCCTGAAGTTATGCCTGCAGCTTCACCTCCagtgaaaagaaaggaaagatcaCTATCATCATTGGTGGTCAATACTCCCAAAGTGCCAATGCAGCGTGGTTTGACTGGAAGGAGAACCAAAGCTACTACACGAAAAAGAATTGCTGCTTTTCGAGGATGTAGTTTCTCTGTTGAAGAGTCCCTTAAGAAAGAAGACTCCGCAGAAGATCATCCCTCAGGCTCAAGCTCACCTGATTCCTTTCACAAAATTAGTCAAAGTAAAAGGCAGGTAAAGGAGGCTGGAGAAAGATTCTTTACGATTATGTTACTTTAACTTCAAACTTAGTTTTTGAAACTGTGTCCATCTTCAACAATCCATGCAGGATTCCATGGCACAATCTTCTAGCGAACACAGGCCTAATGAAGATACAGATGATGTTGAAGTGATGGAAGGCAAAGCAGACCTATGGACACCCTTAAACTGTCTTGTTGAAGCCGCTAACAGAAAGTCATCAAAGTTAAATTCACAGGGATCAACAGCTTCCATGACTGAGCAACATAATGGCCCTGATAGTTGCTCACATGCACCTGAAGCAAAACCTAGCCCTCAATCCCCCACTGTTCCTGATGGCAAATTGAGTATTCATAAGTCTAAAAGTAAGGAACATCGGAACAATTCAGTAATCCTGGAGGAAGAGAACGGTACAAATTTGATTAAAAGGCCTGTTAAGCGTAGAAGGTTGCATGCAGAAGCACAAAAGAAAGTAGCTGCCTCCAATAGAATCATGCTAGACGCATTGGGATCTAAGTGGAATAGAAAAAACAATCCAATTTGGTTCTCGTTGGTTGCTTGTGAAGGCCAGTAAGATACTGTTTACACAATATATACACTTACTCATGATTTGTCTTTTTCAACATGTTCCGTGCTTGCTTGAGATAGTTTTGAATGACATATTGCATTGTCCATTAAGGACATTCAACTTGAATATCTTCAATTCGCTACCCGATTTTATAAAATGGTTTCAGGATAGGACATACTTCCCTTCCACAGATTTCTGCATGCTACTTGAGGATCAAGTGAGTAGTTTGTTCATATTAGCCACTTAGAAATCTGTCCTTTTCCCTCATTTACTTCTATAGAGCTTGTggtatatttttatactttatgtTTATTATCACAACTCTTAACAGCAATACTAATTCTTGTATTATAGAATTGCGATATTGCGCCCATATAATTGACTTGTTTTCTTATGGTAACAGGGATGGTAAAATGCCTGTCTCGTTCATCCAGAAGTACCTTGTAAAGAAACTCGATCTTTCAAGTGAAGCTGAGGTGAGATCACCTTTACTAAGTTTTCTGCTCTCACCTGAAAGCTCAGGGTGCCTAAATTTTGCATCATGCTAAAGTAGAGATGCTATTTTGCTATAATTTTATGTTATCATGTTGCTTCAGGTgtgccatttttcttttctttttttctgaaaCTGAATGCTGAAATGAAAGTAGAAGCAAACCATCGGTAACACTTCAGTTTTTAATTCCTTGGTTTTGGAATTGCATCTTGTTGGGTAGCAGGTTTCAGCCCTAGTTCCAGAAGACTCTTTGACCCTTGGTTCATTATATCCATGTTTATTCTTATTTATTGCATTGCTCCTTACCTTTTATTATCTCTTTTCCGAAGTTTTAAACTGGATTTGTATAAACAGTTAATGGTATAAGCATGTTTTGATGACATTAACACAACTCTTTTAACCCGCCTGTGTTTTCAGACAAATAATGCAGTACCATCTTCGAGATTATTACATTAGTTTTAATGCAAAAGAAGGAATTCATATTTACTGGCAATTTATCTTCATTACGACTTGAATGCAATTTTGTAGGTGGAGATTATGTGTCGAGGTCAGCCGGTCCTACCATCATTACAACTTCACAACTTGGTAGATCTGTGGTTTCGAACTGCGTCAACAGCGAAAAAGGTCCCAGCATGCGTTGGCTCATCAGCAAAGGACTTTGTTATGGTTCTGTCGTATTGCCGAAAAGTCCAAGCTCCTTGAGACATCCATTTAGTCTGGTTTATATTTTTCATGCTTCCTTTGAATCATTTGGAATTCCAGTCATCTAAACATATATGTATTCTTAGGATAATCATAGTTTTAAGTAGTTTCACTTGTCATGTATGTTGTCATGCATGGtgaatttgtttttatttcattcttcAGCAAAACCTAAAACAAGCCCATAAAAATAAAATCgttgaattttttgtgttttacaAACTGGCTTTGGTTTGCTCTCCTTGCACTAAACAGCATTCGCTCCTATCCATTTAAAAAGTGAATTAtctaatttttcttgaaataaccAATTGAAACCCTTCAAAGTTCatttaaagatataaataaatttgaagtaaataaaatatttatgtataaaattatgtaaaataaaagTTGATGTAAATATTTCACCCTGCATCAAAATTCACCTATAATTGTAATACTTATGCCTATTAAGAATGCAATTTACTTAAAGTCAATctgtttaaattatttataaaaataaattatctataattattttttaattattatatattatataaaaaatatagttgaaaataaataaaaaataattaattttgaaaattgatgttgtaaaataaataaataaataatttttttgcattttttatgtCCGTTTTATGATCTACGTTAGAAATTATATCCTCTTTATACTGGTATAATGTGTCCTaactaagtaaataaaagaattaatattaccccgtaaaaaaatatttctttaattGAAAAAAGGGCAGAGATGTTGTTTAAGGGCAAGCCCAGGAATATATAGGCCGGAAAGGCCAAGAGGACCCAAAACCGAAAAGAACAAATAGTTTGGGCCTATGAAGCTGCTTCTGTTCTTtattacatcttttcaatttgaaatgaaaaatggttTGAAGGGTAGTGGAGGATCTCAGACGGAGAGGTTACTTGGGAAGATCAACACAACATTAAACAATAGATTTTCGCGATAGAAAaaacaaaatcttatcaccccaCTTTGTATTTAGTACTAAATCTGTCCGTGAAATAAAAATTCTTGGTCCAATCTGGCCATGCAGGTCCATGGATAAATAAGTGGTATTACaattatttctatattatttgtATTGAAATTACTTCTTTATTACCCAATCTTAACATTGTTAATAATATCATATTATCGGCTCAATGTAATgttaaattaaacataataatgtGATTACAAAATGTCTTTAAATCAAAAGTGTTTTGAGTGTTATAAGTAATTACCCTTTTAACCAACAAATGTTGGGTATCAAGAGAGGTAGAAGTTCAAATTTTGATGAGAGGAACTTTAAACATGATCCGTGAAACCAACATGaagaatataaataataataataataataattttcctttttaatattttCGTAGTTACATTTTTGTTGCATTTGACTGAAGTGCAAATGTTATCTCGATTTTCCATTTTAGAAAATGTTCTACCATCAATAAACGTTTGCTGTTTTTCGTTTTCTTCGCCTTCAAAATGCCAAATGATAACCTGAAGGATGTGACTAATGATTCGATTCTAACCGATGAGGAAGTAGTAGTACGGTTTCAAATAGAAGAAGTCTTTGCACATGTGCCCATGTAGAGACCAGGATACAAGACATGAAGCAAGCGACCACCAGCAACTCGAGGAGGAGAAACACTCGGTACCCGCACAAAATGACCGAGTTGAAGAAGACCCTGTATGGGAAGTTCAAGGACACCAACAATCTAGAACGATTACTAGCGTAGGACTGTTTTtgccttttttatttgttttgtttcaattttagGGTAAATATGGACTGTAGTTCTTACTATTTTCCTTACCTTGAAAGTTTATGGGTTCAATTAGGCTTTTTTTCTcccctaaattgaaagaaaataactTGGATAATGCTCAGCATTGTAGTTTTGCTTCTTCTATAGGCCACAACAATTTCAGTGTAATAGCAAAGCTAACTACGATCCTTTTAGCTCCTTTTGTTGGCAATGAACTGAACCGGGCATGGCTTGTTAACTAGAAATATGCCAACAATATGCTAGACATGATAAGGATATATGTCtagaaaataatgtaaaaatggataaaataaTTTGGAGCCTCCAATTCATAAAGAAATCTACTAGTGGAGCTTACTTAACATACATATAATGCATGATGCAGTAGTAGAAAAAACAAACTTtcatataaccaaaataacaCTAGCTCTAATGATCATTTCTTGCAAAAAAGGACTCATGTAATACACGTAATCATTGAGTAGGTATTAGTATTCTTAAGGCAACCTAGAATATgtcaaatgaaaatgaaaatggatgcTTAAAGAGATGAAAGCTATTCTAAACGAGTTATTGCAAATCTAGCACCCTCCTAAACTATTAAGAGGTCAGCGCAAGGAGACAACTGTACCAGAAAGCAAACCATAACAAACCGCTGGTTGACAACTACAGTAAAATGGCAGGAACCCACCAATCCTACAACCATCTAACGGGTTCTAATGGTTAGCATTCGCTCCACTAATGGATCATAATAGCCCCATTAGGCTTTAGAACCTTTATCTATTATTACACCACAATGAATGCAAATTGTAAAACAGCCAAATCTTATATGCAGAATCAAACTACTAGCATAACCTGCCAATGTCAAGGTTATCAAACAACCATTGTGAGACATGCTTTAAGACACCAGTTTTGCAGGGAAAGAAAGTTGATTGATCATTAGATTCATTCCGATTGGGCTACAGCAGAAGCCAACAAATTAGTGATTACACTTGAGTGCCTAAAACAAAGTTACTTCCCGGATCAGTTCAATATGCTAACAAACTAATCACCCTAAGCTCCCATGCCAAAACTGCAAATAGAAAATCTCAGTGTCATACTTGTCAGCCTTTGCAACGCTGCACCACCATCATCCCTATCCACAGccacgaaatttattttaaaaatcatgttAATTTACCAAAACATAAAATCCCATCAACATTATCATCAAACTAGCAGCCACATTTTCTCCTATATTGCCAGATTACGTGAACAATTATGCTGCAAGATCTCACCACTTTCGAGCTTCAACCAATGAGGAATATAAAACAACTTATTATATCCACTTTCAACCAAGAGCCAAAAACCCAACTTTCTTCTCCTAATAACAGTGGAaattccaaatgatgaacgatcaAGGGGATCATTTCATGAATGAAACAATTCATTCCTCAAGCACTAACCACTAAAAGGATTACAAGAAGGCCTCCCATCCTACATCCACAATCTTAAACCAAACAGCACCGGGACCAAAACACACTATTAGCCCCATGAACACAGTTCAAAGCAAAGCCCCAAAAAACCAACAAATTCCACAACAATTCAAACCTGAACCAGCATTATATCAGCTCTAGTTCAATTTCAAACAACAGCACTGATGAATTCATGAATGAAACAAGCAAGGACTCAAATACCATCCACTTCAAAGATTAAACTAATAACACCTCACCACAGGCCAGACCTCAAACAAAATCCTAACAACTAGAAGGACCATGTAACAAAAATGAAACAAGCAATTCCTCCATTCCAATTCCACAATTAAATAGCAACAAAACCAAACTTCAAATCAACCCTCATAACACGACATCCGCAAAATTCAACACGAAAATAAATCAAATCCTATTATATCCAGAAGTGGGCCTCAAAGGCTGACTTCCAACAACAGAATGCAACCCGTTTTCCTCCTCTTCACCGGGAAAACCCAAATCTTCAGTTCCTCTAAAGGCAGCATGAACACCAACAACAACCACCCCAATAATCAACCCCACTAAAACGTTAATACCCACATGAGTCAAAACCAATAAAATCACAGTAGCAAAACTCAAAACCCCCAAAACAACATTTTCATCCACCGTTCTGTTGAAAATAACAACTGGGTTGTCATTAAAGAGGTACAGGAACCACCAGAAAATGAAAGTTATCAGAAAAACTATCATTGAAGTAGGGTGCCAAAGGAGAGTTAAGAAGAGGATCGTTAGCGCTATAATTACGTAGTTCACGCGAAAGTAGGAGAGGTTGATCTTTATTCGTGCCTTGGCATCGCCGGCAGAGATAGGGAGGCAGAAAGAGGAGAGGGAGAATAGCTCTGGCCACGGGCGGCGCGTGTGTTTGGCATGTGAGGGAAAGGTAGTTGGGTTGGAGGTGATGGTACCGTAAGTGGTGGATGTTGATGGCATTTTTGGATATGGACTTTCtgtttgaagaaagaaaaaattggaCCTCGAAAGATTTGGGAAAAGAAAGTAAATAGAGCTTGAGATATGAAACCCTAAAGATTGGATCTTTTGGGATTCATTTTTTCTTTTGTGAAGAAAATATAGAAAAGGAAGAAAGCTCAAGGGTTTTAATTTAGTGTCAACACCGATGAATGTGGCTCAACTATTCATAACTTTTTTGCCCTTATATTAtacttattaataaatataacaacataaTTTAATGTCACAAAG
It includes:
- the LOC107889479 gene encoding E3 ubiquitin protein ligase DRIP2, encoding MSKGKKEKFEGEKKMAGHHRVVKVKRETLESCMTCPLCNKLLKEATTISLCLHTFCRKCIYEKLSDEGMDCCPVCDIELGCLPVDKLRPDHNLQDVRAKIFPYKRRKISAPEVMPAASPPVKRKERSLSSLVVNTPKVPMQRGLTGRRTKATTRKRIAAFRGCSFSVEESLKKEDSAEDHPSGSSSPDSFHKISQSKRQDSMAQSSSEHRPNEDTDDVEVMEGKADLWTPLNCLVEAANRKSSKLNSQGSTASMTEQHNGPDSCSHAPEAKPSPQSPTVPDGKLSIHKSKSKEHRNNSVILEEENGTNLIKRPVKRRRLHAEAQKKVAASNRIMLDALGSKWNRKNNPIWFSLVACEGQIGHTSLPQISACYLRIKDGKMPVSFIQKYLVKKLDLSSEAEVEIMCRGQPVLPSLQLHNLVDLWFRTASTAKKVPACVGSSAKDFVMVLSYCRKVQAP
- the LOC107889473 gene encoding PRA1 family protein F3 translates to MPSTSTTYGTITSNPTTFPSHAKHTRRPWPELFSLSSFCLPISAGDAKARIKINLSYFRVNYVIIALTILFLTLLWHPTSMIVFLITFIFWWFLYLFNDNPVVIFNRTVDENVVLGVLSFATVILLVLTHVGINVLVGLIIGVVVVGVHAAFRGTEDLGFPGEEEENGLHSVVGSQPLRPTSGYNRI